A genomic segment from uncultured Marinifilum sp. encodes:
- a CDS encoding SusC/RagA family TonB-linked outer membrane protein, translated as MKKCYLRNLHSGLSNPLSFGRKIGSLALLFAVMALPISASANVNKLSDENSEITVQKTVTGTVTEESGMSLPGVSVVVKGTTIGTVTDVDGKFEIAADNSAILIFSFVGMTTQEITIGSQSVINIVMAADALQVDEVVVTALGIKREKKALGYAVQDVKADELTQAGSSDLVSSLQGKVAGVQINQSGGGIGGTSRIDIRGSSSLIGNDEPLWVVDGVPFDNGNSRDGSVWGGTSRAGGAFDLNPEDIESISILKGPNAAALYGERGGNGVVLVTTKKGTRGKGLGISYSGSYTISKAAYMLDLQDKYGQGNDGIYDMNADASWGPEMTGQMLESWTGETIPYEYQKDRLEDFTRTGTNQKHSLAFTGGNDDGSYRVSLGKDIMNGIYEDHKVEKITFDLRADYDINSWLNIDTKVSFFNTKGKERPEIGNYSYVSYFNTMPMNIRNQDLAPGYDIVGGEHVEKLYKNPNANLRNPYFLQAQTTNNDEKNRTFGYVAANLKLTSDLKAKFKYGMDFYQFEAVEGYLFADNVDSSRPNYNPTQSNFKEENYEFLLSYNKEINEDFTIGVNVGANSMKNRFRELKATSGRLSSENDFFLAAGSNINASESIVEEEVRSLYGFGQIAYKNMIFLDFTARNDWSSTLTSSTSEFDNSYFYPSVSLSGLVSDMIELPEWFSFAKIRGSWAKVGKATDPLLTAQTYSIGNWNYGLSTGNVPENGVQDNLKPELSTSYEVGADLRFFGNRLGLDFTYYNERTKNQILLVPAVQSSGFKNILSNAGLIVNKGVEVMLRTVPVKTNDLTVGLDFNFSKNEGVMEELTDDVPRYPFGMSVYAYPEQKLGQIVGSVYDRDENGEIIIDNSGLMTIAQDEEIIGNLQPDWTGSINLNVDYKGLYLSALVSIQQGGDILSSSEQGAVSAGTAERTLANNRMAFFADGVSVDGGSNNVIVSAEEYWRQLAKVDEEFLYDASHMKLKELAIGYNIPKSILSKIPHNPVKSARVSLVGRNLFYFYKDTPGTAPDASAYSTDYAAQAFDFSPVPSTRTYGFSLNVGF; from the coding sequence ATGAAGAAATGCTATTTACGAAATCTTCATTCAGGCTTAAGTAACCCATTAAGCTTTGGAAGGAAGATTGGAAGTTTAGCTTTGCTTTTTGCTGTAATGGCTTTGCCAATATCTGCAAGTGCAAACGTTAACAAACTATCCGACGAAAACTCCGAAATTACTGTACAAAAAACTGTAACAGGAACAGTAACGGAAGAGTCTGGAATGTCATTGCCAGGTGTATCTGTTGTTGTTAAAGGTACAACTATTGGAACTGTAACCGATGTTGATGGTAAATTTGAAATTGCCGCTGACAATTCGGCTATTTTGATTTTTAGTTTTGTTGGTATGACAACTCAGGAAATTACTATTGGTTCACAATCGGTAATTAATATTGTTATGGCAGCCGATGCTCTACAGGTTGACGAGGTTGTGGTAACTGCTTTAGGTATTAAAAGAGAAAAGAAAGCTCTTGGTTATGCTGTACAAGATGTAAAAGCTGATGAATTAACTCAGGCTGGTAGTTCTGATTTGGTAAGCTCATTGCAAGGTAAAGTTGCGGGTGTGCAAATTAATCAATCTGGTGGTGGAATTGGTGGTACTTCGCGTATTGATATTCGTGGATCTAGTTCTTTAATTGGAAACGATGAGCCTCTTTGGGTTGTTGATGGTGTACCATTTGATAATGGAAATAGTAGAGATGGTAGTGTTTGGGGAGGAACTTCGCGCGCAGGAGGTGCTTTCGACCTGAATCCTGAAGATATTGAGTCTATTTCAATTTTGAAAGGACCTAATGCTGCTGCTCTTTATGGAGAACGAGGTGGTAATGGAGTAGTTTTAGTTACCACTAAAAAAGGAACTAGAGGTAAAGGTTTAGGAATTTCATATTCTGGAAGCTATACTATTTCTAAGGCTGCTTATATGTTAGACCTTCAGGATAAGTATGGACAAGGAAATGATGGTATTTATGATATGAATGCAGATGCTTCCTGGGGACCAGAGATGACTGGTCAAATGTTGGAATCTTGGACTGGAGAAACTATTCCGTACGAATATCAGAAGGATAGATTGGAAGATTTTACAAGAACAGGAACAAACCAAAAGCATAGTTTAGCCTTTACAGGAGGTAATGATGATGGTTCTTATCGTGTTTCTCTTGGTAAAGATATCATGAATGGTATTTATGAGGATCACAAAGTTGAGAAAATAACTTTCGATTTACGTGCAGATTATGACATTAACTCTTGGTTGAATATCGATACTAAAGTTTCTTTCTTTAATACTAAGGGTAAAGAAAGACCAGAGATTGGAAATTATTCTTATGTATCTTATTTCAATACTATGCCAATGAATATTCGTAATCAAGATTTAGCTCCGGGGTATGATATTGTTGGTGGTGAACATGTTGAGAAGCTATACAAAAATCCAAATGCAAATCTTCGTAATCCGTATTTCTTGCAAGCGCAAACTACAAATAACGATGAGAAAAACAGAACATTTGGTTATGTTGCTGCTAATTTAAAATTAACCTCTGATTTGAAGGCTAAGTTTAAATATGGAATGGATTTCTACCAATTCGAAGCAGTTGAAGGATATTTGTTTGCAGATAATGTTGACTCAAGCAGACCAAACTATAACCCTACTCAATCAAATTTCAAAGAAGAGAATTACGAATTCTTGTTGAGTTATAATAAAGAAATAAACGAAGATTTTACGATTGGTGTAAATGTTGGTGCCAATAGTATGAAGAACAGATTTAGAGAATTAAAAGCTACTTCAGGTCGCTTGTCTTCTGAAAATGATTTCTTTTTGGCAGCTGGATCTAATATTAATGCATCAGAAAGCATTGTTGAAGAAGAAGTTCGTTCATTATATGGATTTGGTCAGATTGCATATAAAAATATGATTTTCCTTGACTTTACAGCTCGTAATGATTGGTCTTCTACACTTACTTCGTCAACATCAGAATTCGATAATTCTTATTTTTATCCTTCAGTTAGTTTAAGTGGTTTGGTATCTGATATGATTGAATTACCAGAATGGTTTTCTTTTGCTAAGATTAGGGGTTCTTGGGCAAAGGTAGGTAAGGCTACAGATCCGTTATTAACAGCTCAAACTTATTCAATTGGTAATTGGAATTATGGACTTTCTACTGGTAATGTGCCAGAAAATGGAGTGCAGGATAATTTAAAGCCTGAGTTATCAACTTCTTATGAGGTTGGAGCCGATTTAAGATTTTTTGGTAATCGTTTAGGATTAGATTTTACCTACTATAACGAAAGAACCAAAAACCAAATTCTTCTTGTTCCTGCAGTACAAAGTTCAGGATTTAAAAATATTCTTTCAAATGCTGGTTTAATTGTAAATAAAGGAGTTGAGGTGATGTTAAGAACTGTACCTGTTAAAACTAATGATTTAACGGTAGGTTTAGATTTTAACTTTTCCAAAAACGAAGGTGTAATGGAAGAATTAACTGATGATGTTCCAAGATATCCTTTTGGCATGTCGGTTTATGCTTATCCAGAACAAAAGCTAGGTCAGATTGTTGGTAGTGTTTATGATCGTGATGAAAATGGTGAAATTATTATTGACAATAGTGGATTAATGACCATTGCTCAGGATGAGGAAATTATTGGTAACCTACAGCCAGATTGGACAGGTTCTATTAATTTAAATGTTGACTATAAAGGTCTGTATCTGTCAGCTTTAGTTTCAATACAGCAAGGAGGTGATATTCTTTCATCATCAGAGCAGGGAGCTGTTAGTGCTGGTACAGCAGAAAGAACTCTTGCAAATAATCGTATGGCATTCTTTGCTGATGGTGTATCTGTAGATGGAGGTTCTAATAATGTAATTGTTTCTGCAGAAGAATATTGGAGACAGTTGGCAAAAGTTGATGAAGAGTTTTTATATGACGCTTCTCACATGAAATTAAAAGAATTAGCAATTGGATATAATATTCCTAAATCAATTTTAAGTAAGATACCTCACAATCCGGTAAAATCTGCAAGAGTCTCATTGGTTGGAAGGAACTTATTCTATTTCTATAAAGATACTCCGGGAACTGCTCCTGATGCTAGTGCTTATAGTACCGATTATGCAGCACAAGCGTTTGATTTCTCACCTGTTCCTTCAACTAGAACATACGGATTCTCACTTAATGTTGGATTTTAA
- a CDS encoding SusD/RagB family nutrient-binding outer membrane lipoprotein yields MKKINIILFALGLIILGSSCSDDFGDMNVPSDATTSVEPKFLFSPLVQAVFDNYQRNVNLYPDLYSQYWANTVSGFSSPRYEYVDGWIGNQWSEHYTKDLRRANSIQDLYGEDPLYVDAVAIKEIWMCYWWSRITDTYGDVPYFNAGRGESVPYNSQEEIYNDLFTRLNTAINAITGNADQYEYNEGYDVMYNGVASQWQKFGNSLRLRLAMRISNVDPTKAAAEAKAAVDGPGGLLASNADVAKVPMWSQGWYDYLHQMAWNWNNIRMSKTMSDYLYEQSSYGEDPRASKWFAYQVDGEPVTKEDAGFDRYNGIENGYNLVPSNSDEDYATINLEGGYVDFVGNGGDDLMYCPVMFYSEVLFLQAEAAMRGWISGDANALYLEGVQASMDYVGVDATEASNYIAGLPTLSGATETDLKQLITQKWISNFPNGVEGWADFRRTDYPDITLPKDGVSGSATVASGTWVKRVRYPVNEHLQNSEFMPAAQNTPETDRMDIRVWWDTADTKSKSSGLMNSNL; encoded by the coding sequence ATGAAAAAAATTAATATAATATTATTCGCATTAGGGCTAATCATATTGGGTAGTAGCTGCTCCGATGATTTTGGTGACATGAATGTACCTTCTGATGCGACGACTTCGGTTGAACCAAAGTTCTTATTTAGTCCATTAGTTCAGGCTGTTTTTGATAACTATCAAAGAAATGTGAACCTTTACCCAGATCTATATTCTCAATATTGGGCAAATACTGTTAGTGGTTTCTCTTCTCCTCGTTATGAATATGTGGATGGATGGATTGGAAACCAATGGAGTGAGCATTATACAAAAGATTTGCGTAGAGCAAATTCAATTCAAGATCTTTATGGTGAAGATCCATTGTATGTTGATGCTGTAGCAATCAAAGAAATTTGGATGTGTTACTGGTGGTCACGAATTACCGATACTTATGGTGATGTACCTTATTTTAATGCTGGTAGAGGAGAATCGGTTCCTTACAATTCTCAGGAAGAGATCTATAACGATTTATTTACACGTTTAAATACAGCTATTAACGCAATAACAGGAAATGCTGACCAATATGAATATAACGAAGGTTATGATGTAATGTATAATGGAGTGGCTTCACAATGGCAGAAGTTTGGTAACTCCTTACGTTTACGTTTAGCAATGCGTATTTCGAATGTTGATCCTACAAAAGCTGCTGCCGAAGCCAAAGCTGCAGTTGATGGTCCTGGTGGGTTATTGGCTAGTAACGCTGATGTAGCAAAAGTTCCTATGTGGAGCCAAGGATGGTATGATTATTTACATCAAATGGCTTGGAACTGGAATAATATTCGTATGTCTAAGACAATGTCTGATTACCTTTACGAGCAATCAAGTTATGGAGAAGATCCTCGTGCATCTAAATGGTTTGCTTATCAGGTAGATGGTGAACCTGTAACTAAGGAAGATGCTGGATTTGATCGTTACAATGGTATAGAAAATGGTTATAACTTAGTGCCAAGTAATTCTGATGAGGATTATGCAACAATTAACCTAGAAGGTGGCTATGTTGACTTTGTAGGAAACGGTGGTGATGACTTAATGTATTGTCCTGTAATGTTTTACTCAGAAGTGCTTTTCTTGCAAGCTGAAGCTGCAATGAGAGGTTGGATTTCAGGAGATGCAAATGCATTGTATCTAGAAGGTGTTCAGGCTTCAATGGATTACGTTGGTGTAGATGCTACTGAAGCTAGTAATTATATTGCTGGTCTTCCTACTCTTTCAGGAGCTACAGAAACAGATCTTAAACAATTAATAACTCAAAAGTGGATTTCGAATTTCCCTAATGGAGTTGAAGGATGGGCTGATTTCCGTAGAACAGACTATCCAGACATTACTTTACCTAAAGATGGTGTTAGTGGTAGTGCAACAGTTGCTTCGGGAACTTGGGTTAAGCGTGTTCGCTATCCGGTTAATGAACACTTGCAAAATAGCGAGTTTATGCCAGCTGCACAAAATACTCCGGAAACAGATAGAATGGATATTCGTGTATGGTGGGATACTGCTGATACTAAGTCTAAGTCTAGTGGTTTAATGAACAGTAATTTGTAA
- a CDS encoding LamG domain-containing protein gives MKAFKINIKMWSYLAAFLMVFTFAACDDDDNGVGTFETASLEALISEAENLMETTEEGINAGDQKPGSKAELQTVIDWVQWKIENAENQEDISDASVKLQRYIDIFKANVVAVAMPWIQQENDTYIQISDNIKTTLAGAWTIELKCYIVDLNTKGYSNNLFSAEQMGPDSGFGARYFSDGKIQIVTGNSNWVDSGDQAGPGTMKSGEWMDVTMTSDGTHHELFINGSKVAEIDNTHLLAADAPFVIGNSPTWTDRVCNTLVKDFRVWNSVLDESTINANRTAEFEGTESGLVCYFPFGSDLGSSFSDVSGNYTATIKGKVEWVAEPPVIVLDKSALENAIQEIDDFKATIVEGDEDGDYPVGTIAYVDELIADANDALANEGRQSALDDKAASLSEAIELINSMLVADTDGILIDRDVPSAVGLRITPNYTPQGDYTVEFNVKVKSLFGYGTGEFFNNGEYGVWVYGYDELTEENVLGSGGLWNFTNAGNGWEGPKTESLVMKTGEWQHVALVHDDIARTTKIFVDGVEEAVFEDIGAPNVSGWGEMWLGNGWGKMDGYMKDFRLWDVARDAADLDAEITGTETGLNVYFPLDRVKGVKFSDKTGTYQGDMRGISWNVIED, from the coding sequence ATGAAAGCATTTAAAATAAATATAAAAATGTGGTCATACCTTGCTGCTTTTCTGATGGTGTTTACCTTCGCAGCTTGTGATGATGACGATAATGGAGTAGGTACTTTTGAAACTGCTTCACTGGAAGCATTAATTTCGGAGGCTGAAAATTTGATGGAAACTACCGAAGAAGGAATTAATGCAGGTGATCAAAAGCCAGGATCAAAAGCTGAATTACAAACAGTAATTGATTGGGTGCAATGGAAGATTGAAAATGCAGAAAATCAAGAAGATATTTCCGATGCATCAGTTAAGTTACAACGTTATATAGATATCTTTAAAGCTAATGTTGTTGCTGTTGCAATGCCTTGGATTCAGCAAGAAAATGATACTTATATCCAGATTTCGGATAATATCAAAACGACTCTTGCTGGAGCGTGGACAATTGAATTAAAATGTTATATCGTTGACTTGAATACTAAGGGATATTCAAATAATCTATTCTCTGCTGAACAAATGGGGCCTGATAGTGGATTTGGCGCCAGATATTTTAGCGATGGTAAAATTCAGATTGTTACAGGTAATAGTAATTGGGTAGATTCTGGTGATCAGGCTGGACCAGGTACTATGAAATCCGGAGAATGGATGGATGTTACAATGACTAGTGATGGTACGCATCATGAATTATTTATTAATGGTTCAAAAGTAGCAGAAATTGATAATACTCACTTATTAGCTGCTGATGCTCCATTTGTAATTGGAAACAGCCCAACTTGGACTGATCGTGTTTGTAATACATTAGTGAAAGATTTTAGAGTGTGGAATTCTGTACTTGATGAATCAACAATTAATGCTAACAGAACAGCTGAGTTTGAAGGTACTGAATCCGGACTTGTATGTTATTTCCCTTTTGGTTCAGATTTAGGTTCTTCATTTTCTGATGTAAGTGGTAATTATACTGCTACAATTAAAGGTAAAGTTGAGTGGGTTGCAGAACCTCCAGTAATTGTATTGGATAAGTCAGCTCTTGAAAATGCTATTCAGGAAATTGATGATTTTAAAGCAACTATTGTAGAAGGAGATGAAGATGGTGATTATCCTGTAGGTACTATTGCTTATGTTGATGAATTAATTGCTGATGCAAATGATGCATTGGCAAATGAAGGTCGTCAATCAGCTCTTGATGATAAAGCTGCTTCTTTGTCCGAAGCAATCGAACTTATTAACTCTATGCTTGTTGCTGATACCGATGGAATTTTAATTGACAGAGATGTTCCCTCAGCCGTTGGTTTAAGAATTACACCTAATTATACTCCACAGGGAGATTATACTGTTGAATTTAATGTAAAAGTTAAATCTTTATTCGGTTATGGTACAGGTGAATTCTTTAACAATGGAGAATATGGTGTATGGGTATACGGATACGATGAGTTAACGGAAGAAAATGTACTAGGCTCAGGTGGTTTATGGAACTTTACTAATGCAGGAAATGGATGGGAAGGTCCAAAAACTGAATCATTGGTAATGAAAACAGGAGAATGGCAACATGTCGCTCTTGTTCATGACGATATAGCTCGTACAACCAAAATATTTGTTGACGGAGTTGAAGAAGCTGTATTTGAAGATATAGGAGCTCCAAATGTATCAGGTTGGGGTGAAATGTGGCTAGGTAATGGCTGGGGCAAAATGGATGGTTATATGAAAGACTTCCGTTTATGGGATGTTGCTCGAGATGCAGCTGACCTTGATGCTGAAATTACAGGAACAGAAACCGGATTGAATGTTTATTTCCCTCTTGATAGAGTGAAAGGTGTTAAATTCTCTGATAAAACAGGAACATATCAAGGTGATATGAGAGGAATTTCTTGGAATGTTATCGAAGACTAA
- a CDS encoding GH92 family glycosyl hydrolase, with amino-acid sequence MQKLKLIKTLGLLLLFGVSLASCQMFGDNSEDSEGLTKYVDPFIGSGGHGHVFVGANVPFGAIQAGPSNFHKGWDWCSSYHYSDSIVKGFSHLHLSGTGCTDLGEFLIMPALGELKINPGTQEKPEDGYASYYHHDSEKAEAGYYKVHLDTYNIDIEMTTTERVAMHQITYPKSDKSRLIIDLKEGNGDTATETFFHKVNDTLVAGYRFSKGWAADQREYFAMVLSKPIQSVLVYNGQEKMEGDAAKGKAVKAFLQFSTKAFEKVQVKFGMSPVSMENALANIKTEMPNWNFNEILANNKAKWNKELEKIQITTTDKAAKRVFYTAVYHTLIAPNIFDDVNGEYRGTDKKVYQSNEFTNYTLFSLWDTYRTAHPLYTLTQQERVPDMINSMLNIYKQQGKLPVWHLRGNETNTMVGYSGVPVVVDACLKGFEGIDLELAYEAVKTTAMGDFEPGVKELQKYGYIPCDMMHESVASAMEYAISDWGISKLAEKLGKIEDAAYFKKRAESYQEYFDPKDRFMKGRMKDGSWRTPFDPYSAQHRVNDYCEGNAWQYLWLVPQNPEGLINLLGGDKQFITKLDSLFSISSDLEHGASADISGLIGQYAHGNEPSHHITYLYAYAGEQYKTSDKVRYIMNELYTDKHDGLCGNEDCGQMSAWYVMSSMGFYPVNPTNGAYVFGSPLFNQASISLPGDKKFTIIANNNTKKNIYIQSVKLNGEDYTKSFITHKDILKGGTLTFEMGDKPNKNFGAKPEDRPKSIMY; translated from the coding sequence ATGCAAAAATTAAAATTAATCAAAACACTAGGCTTATTACTTTTGTTTGGAGTTTCTTTAGCTTCATGTCAAATGTTTGGAGATAATTCCGAAGATAGTGAAGGCTTAACCAAGTATGTCGATCCTTTTATTGGTTCTGGGGGGCACGGTCATGTTTTTGTGGGCGCAAATGTTCCATTTGGTGCAATTCAGGCCGGACCAAGCAATTTTCATAAAGGCTGGGATTGGTGTTCCTCATATCATTACTCTGATAGTATTGTAAAAGGATTTTCGCATTTACATTTAAGTGGTACGGGTTGTACCGATTTGGGTGAGTTTTTAATTATGCCTGCACTTGGTGAGTTAAAAATAAATCCGGGTACGCAGGAAAAACCCGAAGATGGCTATGCATCCTATTATCATCACGATTCAGAAAAAGCCGAAGCTGGATACTATAAAGTTCATCTAGATACTTATAATATCGATATTGAAATGACAACTACAGAACGTGTTGCCATGCATCAGATAACTTATCCTAAATCAGATAAATCGCGATTAATTATTGATTTAAAGGAAGGAAATGGTGATACCGCTACCGAAACTTTCTTCCATAAAGTAAATGATACTTTGGTGGCAGGATATCGTTTTTCTAAAGGTTGGGCTGCCGATCAAAGAGAATATTTTGCAATGGTTTTATCAAAGCCAATACAAAGTGTCTTGGTTTACAATGGTCAGGAAAAAATGGAAGGAGATGCTGCAAAAGGAAAAGCAGTTAAAGCTTTTTTACAATTTTCTACCAAAGCTTTCGAAAAAGTACAGGTTAAATTTGGTATGTCGCCAGTAAGTATGGAAAATGCATTGGCTAATATTAAAACTGAAATGCCAAATTGGAATTTCAATGAAATTCTGGCCAATAATAAAGCCAAATGGAATAAAGAGCTCGAAAAGATACAGATTACAACAACTGATAAGGCGGCAAAAAGAGTTTTTTATACTGCCGTTTATCACACTCTTATTGCTCCAAATATTTTCGATGATGTTAATGGGGAATACAGAGGTACCGATAAAAAAGTATATCAAAGTAATGAATTTACAAATTATACTTTATTCTCTCTTTGGGATACATATCGTACAGCTCATCCTTTATACACATTAACTCAACAAGAGCGTGTGCCGGACATGATTAATTCTATGTTGAATATCTATAAGCAACAGGGAAAATTACCAGTTTGGCATTTGCGAGGAAACGAAACCAATACAATGGTTGGTTACAGTGGAGTTCCTGTTGTTGTTGATGCTTGTTTAAAAGGTTTTGAAGGAATCGATCTTGAATTGGCTTACGAAGCTGTTAAAACCACTGCTATGGGCGATTTTGAACCAGGTGTTAAAGAGCTGCAAAAATATGGATACATTCCTTGTGATATGATGCACGAATCGGTTGCCAGTGCAATGGAATACGCAATTAGCGATTGGGGTATTAGTAAATTGGCCGAGAAACTAGGCAAAATAGAAGATGCTGCATACTTCAAAAAAAGAGCAGAGTCTTATCAGGAATATTTCGATCCTAAAGATCGATTTATGAAAGGACGTATGAAAGATGGAAGCTGGAGAACACCTTTCGATCCATATTCAGCACAGCACAGGGTAAACGATTATTGCGAAGGTAATGCATGGCAGTATTTATGGTTAGTTCCTCAGAATCCAGAAGGATTAATTAATTTATTGGGTGGTGATAAGCAATTTATTACAAAATTAGATAGTTTGTTTAGTATTTCTTCCGATTTGGAACATGGTGCTTCGGCCGATATTTCTGGCTTAATTGGACAGTATGCTCATGGAAACGAACCAAGTCATCACATTACTTATTTGTATGCCTACGCTGGTGAGCAATATAAAACTTCCGATAAGGTTCGCTATATCATGAATGAGTTGTATACCGATAAACATGATGGCTTGTGTGGTAACGAAGATTGTGGACAAATGTCGGCTTGGTACGTAATGTCATCAATGGGATTTTATCCGGTTAATCCAACTAATGGAGCTTATGTTTTTGGAAGCCCATTGTTCAATCAGGCAAGTATTTCTCTTCCGGGCGATAAGAAATTTACAATTATAGCTAACAACAACACCAAAAAGAATATCTATATCCAATCGGTTAAATTAAACGGAGAAGATTATACAAAATCGTTTATCACTCATAAAGATATACTTAAAGGAGGAACATTAACATTTGAAATGGGAGATAAACCTAATAAAAACTTCGGTGCAAAACCAGAAGATAGACCTAAATCAATCATGTATTAA